The sequence below is a genomic window from Halolamina litorea.
CGGCGGGAGCGAGGCGTGGCGTTTGGTCATAGTGGACGGTGGATTGGCGCGGGCATATGGGTTCGGGTGTTCACACGTCGTGCAACACCTCCCCGCGGTCGGGTCGCATCTATTTGGCACTCGCGGGTGTTGCTGGGCCAATGGCCACGTACGAACTGCGGGTCACGGGCATGACCTGTGGGAGCTGTGAGTCCATCATCGAACAGCGCGTCGGCGGCCTCGACGGCGTCGAGTCGGTCGATGCCGACGCCGGCACCGAGTCGGTCGTCGTCGACGGTGAGCCGGGGCTCGAGAAGACTATCGCCAACCGCATCGAGAACACCGGCTACGACGTCGTCGACTGACCGCAAACGCGTTTTTCGACGCCACAGCAGTGCCGAGCGACGCCGCGGTTTCGGCGTCGGCGACGACGCCGGTCGTTCAGAAAACGATGGACGTGTTCGCGCGGTACTGTGTCTACGCCAGGAAGACGTGTCGCGGCCGGTCGGCGAGCACGTCACGCCCCCACTGGACCGTGTTGCGGAACGCGTCCGAGCGGAAGAACGCCATCGCGTCCTCGCGGGCCCGCCACTGGCTCGCGATGAACATGTCGTTCTCGTCCTCGCGGTTGACCATCAGGTCGGTCTCCTGGTGGCCGTCCATGTCCTCCAGCAGGCCGCCGACGGTGTCGAACTTCTCGACGAAGTCCTCGCGTGAGTCGGGCTTGACGGTGTAGAACATCCCCATCGTCCCGAAGCCGGACTCCTCGCCCGCACGAGAGACGACGCCCGGCAGGTCCGAGAGGAACCCTGCGGCCGTCTCGGCGGCGCTGGCGGTGTCCCAAATGCTCACGACCGCGACGCGGTCGGTGTAGGAGCCCTCGTAGACGGCGGTCTTGACGTGGGTATCGTAGTGCTCGAAGTTCCCGCGGAGGCCGTCGACCTCCTCGCTGATCTCCTCGGGGTCGGCCTCGCTGTAGAGCACCGTCGCGTAGACGTCCTCGCCGTGGGGCTGGCCGGCGTAGATGTCGAGGTCCTCCAGCGCGCCACGGATGTCGTCTTCGTCCTCCTCGTCCTCGGCGTCGCCGTCGTCGTGGTGGCTCTCACCATCGTGGTGAGCGTCGCCACCTTCGCCGTGGTGGTGGCCCTCGCTCTCGCCGTGGTGGTGACCACCCTCCTCCCCGGTCGGGACCGTCTCGCCGTTGAGGTACGCTCCCAGATCCGTCGGCGGGAAGCGTCGGCCGATGAAGAAGGAGCCGAACTCGCCGTACTTCGAGGTCGCGTCGTCGAAACGGAGTTCGTAGACGATGTCCTTGATGTCGACGGCGTCGCCGGCGAACAGCGTCACGCCCCACTCGAAGTCGTCGAAGCCGAGCGAGGAGGAGATGATCTGGTCGACCTTCCCGCCCCACTTGCGGGCGGTCTGGCCGTGGCCCTTCATCAGGTCGGCGCGCTCGTCGAAGGGGAGGTCGTACCAGTTGACCTCCTCGCCGCGGCGCTTGTCCATCGGGTAGAAGCAGACGTACTCGTCGTCGGGGATCTCCGGCTTGATCTTCCCCTCGATGTACTGCTTGAGCCCCTCGTCGACCTCCTCCTCGTCCTCGGCGAAGTAGGCGTCGGAGACGTAGCCCGATACTTCCGTCACGGAGACGTAGGAGGTCGCCTGTTCGGTCACCGCCCCGAGTGGTGTCCGCTCGAACTGCCGTTCGGCCGTCGAGAGGTGATCGAGGGTCGGTCGCAGGTGCATGATCAGCAGGTCGGCCTTGTCGCCGACGACGCTGAACACCGCGGAGGTCCCCTCGTCGGCGTCGACGACGGCCTCGTGGTCCTGCAGGTACTCCACGCCCTCCGAGATCGCCCGCTCGCGCTCCCGTTCGGGGGCGTCGCGCCAGGCGTCCCAGTCGACGTTCCGGAAGTCGTGGAGGACGAACCATCCCTCGTCGGTCTGCGGCGGCTCGGTCATACGTTCAGTTCGGGACCCGGGGGGCTTGGGCGTTGCGTGTCGAGTCGCTCGCCGCTCCCCCCGCCGCCGCCGCCAACGACCCCGATTCTCGCATTCTCAGCCCGTTTCAGCGGGACCGAAACCCTTTCGGAGAGTCCCCCCCGTACGCTGTACGATGCGGAAGAGCGGCCCACCGAAAGGCCTCATCTCGTACATCGTGCTCGAACTCCTGGAGGAGAAACCGCGCTACGGCTACGAGATCCTCAAAGAGATCGGCGACATCAGCGGCGGCCACTGGGAGCCCTCCTACGGATCGGTCTACCCGATCCTCTACAAGTTCGAGGACAACGGCTGGGCCCAGCGGATCGAACGCGAGGACGAGCCCGACCGGAAGTACTTCGAACTGACTCCCGACGGCGAGGAGGAACTCGCCGAGAAGCGCGTCGAGACCGGCGGCAAGGC
It includes:
- a CDS encoding heme-binding protein; this encodes MTEPPQTDEGWFVLHDFRNVDWDAWRDAPERERERAISEGVEYLQDHEAVVDADEGTSAVFSVVGDKADLLIMHLRPTLDHLSTAERQFERTPLGAVTEQATSYVSVTEVSGYVSDAYFAEDEEEVDEGLKQYIEGKIKPEIPDDEYVCFYPMDKRRGEEVNWYDLPFDERADLMKGHGQTARKWGGKVDQIISSSLGFDDFEWGVTLFAGDAVDIKDIVYELRFDDATSKYGEFGSFFIGRRFPPTDLGAYLNGETVPTGEEGGHHHGESEGHHHGEGGDAHHDGESHHDDGDAEDEEDEDDIRGALEDLDIYAGQPHGEDVYATVLYSEADPEEISEEVDGLRGNFEHYDTHVKTAVYEGSYTDRVAVVSIWDTASAAETAAGFLSDLPGVVSRAGEESGFGTMGMFYTVKPDSREDFVEKFDTVGGLLEDMDGHQETDLMVNREDENDMFIASQWRAREDAMAFFRSDAFRNTVQWGRDVLADRPRHVFLA
- a CDS encoding PadR family transcriptional regulator; protein product: MRKSGPPKGLISYIVLELLEEKPRYGYEILKEIGDISGGHWEPSYGSVYPILYKFEDNGWAQRIEREDEPDRKYFELTPDGEEELAEKRVETGGKAREFADVILGFYHVYVAFATDDRFEVRQPDSAWRFDEQFSAWICEQVVRHHEYYFDDFERIEDTPEEFYERMGVDRDDE
- a CDS encoding heavy-metal-associated domain-containing protein; the encoded protein is MATYELRVTGMTCGSCESIIEQRVGGLDGVESVDADAGTESVVVDGEPGLEKTIANRIENTGYDVVD